The Sinomonas sp. P10A9 genome includes a window with the following:
- a CDS encoding sulfite exporter TauE/SafE family protein — translation MGFWGDVLIFLAGLWAGTINTIVGSGSLVTFPVLVALGYSPVNSIISNAMGLVAGGFSGAYGYRREAVSAKRTLVKLLPASLVGGLLGAFLLLHLPESVFGYVAPVLIVVAILLVIFQPRLSAWAKARQSLEHITPEQADLQKIPMVLYILVFLIGVYGGYFTAAQGVLLMGVLGVFFHGTLQQSNAIKVVLSLVVNLVAAAAYLLFAFDRIDWLVVLLIAVGSTLGGFLGAGIGRRMKPIVLRIVIVILGVVALANLLSKLFHG, via the coding sequence ATGGGGTTCTGGGGCGACGTCCTCATCTTCCTCGCTGGCCTGTGGGCCGGCACGATCAACACCATCGTCGGCTCGGGCTCGCTCGTGACGTTCCCCGTGCTGGTGGCGCTCGGCTATAGCCCGGTCAACTCCATCATCTCGAATGCGATGGGACTTGTGGCAGGGGGCTTCTCGGGGGCCTACGGCTACCGGCGCGAGGCGGTGAGCGCCAAGCGGACCCTGGTCAAGCTCCTGCCGGCATCGCTCGTCGGCGGGCTCTTGGGCGCGTTCCTGCTCCTGCACCTGCCGGAGTCCGTCTTCGGGTACGTCGCGCCGGTGCTCATCGTCGTCGCCATTCTGCTGGTGATCTTCCAGCCGCGCCTGTCGGCGTGGGCCAAGGCACGGCAGTCCCTCGAGCACATCACCCCGGAGCAGGCCGATCTGCAGAAGATCCCGATGGTGCTGTACATCCTCGTGTTCCTCATCGGCGTCTACGGCGGCTACTTCACTGCCGCCCAGGGGGTCCTGCTCATGGGCGTGCTCGGGGTGTTCTTCCACGGGACGCTCCAGCAGTCAAACGCGATCAAGGTGGTCCTCAGCCTCGTCGTGAACCTCGTCGCCGCTGCCGCCTACCTGCTGTTCGCGTTCGATCGGATCGACTGGCTCGTGGTGCTGCTGATCGCGGTCGGCTCCACGCTCGGCGGCTTCCTCGGCGCTGGCATCGGCCGGCGCATGAAGCCGATCGTGCTGCGCATCGTGATCGTCATCCTCGGCGTCGTGGCTCTCGCGAACCTTCTCAGCAAACTCTTCCATGGCTGA
- a CDS encoding TrmH family RNA methyltransferase — protein MADVPADGEQHIGPQIVRLTSADDPRVADYTRLTDVHLRKVREPAEGLYIAESSRVLRRALEAGHRPRSFFLADKWLEGLADVLAAHPDVPAYVGTPDLLEEITGFHLHRGAMAAMHRPEPVPVEELLAGANRVAALEEKRRSRIAVLENLTDHTNVGAVFRSAAAIGVDAVLVTPQCADPLYRRSIRVSMGTVFQVPWTRIESWPADAALLKEAGYVVAGMTLGEGAITLDELVAEDHENLALVFGTEGEGLAPETDQVLDRRVTIPMMNGVDSLNVAASSAVAFYATR, from the coding sequence ATGGCTGACGTGCCTGCGGATGGGGAGCAGCACATCGGCCCACAGATCGTGCGCCTGACCTCGGCCGATGACCCCCGCGTGGCCGATTACACGCGGCTCACGGATGTCCACTTGCGCAAGGTCCGGGAGCCCGCGGAGGGCCTCTACATCGCGGAATCCTCCAGGGTACTGCGGCGGGCCCTCGAGGCGGGGCACCGGCCCCGCTCGTTCTTCCTCGCGGACAAGTGGCTCGAGGGGCTTGCGGACGTCCTCGCCGCGCACCCAGACGTCCCCGCATACGTGGGCACCCCCGACCTCCTCGAGGAGATCACCGGGTTCCACCTCCACCGGGGCGCGATGGCGGCCATGCACCGCCCCGAGCCCGTTCCCGTGGAAGAGCTCCTCGCGGGTGCGAACCGGGTCGCAGCGCTCGAGGAGAAACGACGTTCGAGGATCGCAGTCCTGGAGAACCTTACGGACCATACGAACGTCGGTGCAGTCTTCCGCAGCGCCGCAGCGATCGGCGTCGACGCCGTGCTGGTGACTCCGCAGTGCGCTGACCCGCTCTACCGCCGCTCGATACGTGTGTCGATGGGCACCGTTTTCCAGGTGCCGTGGACGCGGATTGAATCGTGGCCCGCAGACGCCGCGCTGCTGAAGGAGGCCGGCTACGTCGTGGCCGGGATGACGTTGGGGGAGGGCGCGATTACGCTCGACGAGCTGGTCGCTGAGGACCACGAGAACCTGGCGCTGGTCTTCGGCACCGAGGGGGAGGGCCTGGCCCCGGAGACGGATCAGGTGCTGGACCGGCGGGTCACGATTCCGATGATGAACGGCGTGGACTCGCTCAACGTCGCCGCGTCATCGGCGGTCGCCTTCTACGCGACGAGGTAG
- a CDS encoding FAD-binding oxidoreductase, with the protein MSSAELHPDDVAGLGNRLAGELVAPGDELYDQYRHVWNGMIDRRPAIIARCRSSDDVVAAVNFARTHGLLLAVRGGGHSFAGFSTCDGGMVLDLSAMRTVQVDPDHRVARAQGGVTWAVYDAATHAHGLASTGGLVSTTGIAGLTLGGGIGWLQRRWGLACDNLLSAEVVTATGEIVRASESENPELFWGLRGGGGNFGVVTEFEFRLHPVTDVIGGLMLFTADRAGRVMRAYRDYVSACPDELTTWLSMVTAPAADFVPAPMHGRPALAVLACHCGDPADAEAALLPLRDLQPEVDLIGPMPYPQLQSVLDEDLPPGVRCYLKSGYTPALTDSLIGVIAEHTSAMPSPASTFDFHHMGGAIARVHDRATAFGDRRSAFCFNIVGVWDQAEDDDANLAWVRSFASALTPFDTGGVYVNFTAEDASVQAAYGDEKYGRLKALKQQYDPTNLFKLNQNVIP; encoded by the coding sequence ATGTCATCTGCGGAGCTCCACCCGGACGACGTTGCCGGTCTGGGCAATCGGCTCGCGGGCGAGCTGGTCGCCCCGGGCGACGAGCTGTACGACCAGTACCGCCACGTCTGGAACGGGATGATCGACAGGCGGCCTGCCATAATCGCCCGCTGCCGCTCGAGCGATGACGTCGTCGCTGCGGTCAACTTCGCCCGCACGCACGGCCTGCTGCTGGCCGTTCGAGGCGGGGGCCATAGCTTCGCTGGGTTCTCGACGTGCGACGGCGGAATGGTGCTCGACCTCTCCGCAATGCGTACCGTTCAGGTCGACCCCGATCATCGGGTGGCCCGGGCGCAGGGAGGCGTGACCTGGGCCGTCTACGACGCCGCCACGCATGCGCACGGACTGGCCAGCACCGGCGGGCTGGTCTCGACCACCGGGATTGCAGGCCTGACGCTCGGCGGCGGGATCGGCTGGCTGCAGCGCCGATGGGGTCTCGCGTGCGACAACCTCCTCTCCGCTGAGGTGGTCACCGCCACCGGAGAGATCGTGAGGGCCAGCGAATCGGAAAACCCGGAACTGTTCTGGGGGCTGCGCGGGGGCGGAGGAAACTTCGGCGTCGTCACAGAGTTCGAGTTCCGGCTGCATCCCGTGACTGACGTGATCGGTGGGCTGATGCTGTTCACCGCGGATCGGGCCGGGCGGGTGATGCGGGCATACCGCGACTACGTATCCGCCTGCCCGGACGAGCTCACAACCTGGCTCTCGATGGTCACCGCGCCGGCGGCTGACTTCGTGCCCGCGCCGATGCACGGCAGGCCGGCACTGGCGGTGCTGGCCTGCCATTGCGGTGACCCAGCTGATGCCGAGGCCGCGCTGCTGCCGCTGCGAGACCTCCAGCCCGAGGTGGACCTGATCGGGCCCATGCCATACCCGCAGCTGCAGTCCGTGCTCGACGAGGACTTGCCGCCCGGAGTCCGCTGCTACCTCAAGTCCGGCTACACCCCCGCGCTGACGGACTCGTTGATCGGCGTCATCGCCGAACACACATCGGCGATGCCCTCCCCGGCGAGCACCTTCGACTTCCACCACATGGGAGGGGCGATCGCCCGGGTACATGACCGTGCCACCGCGTTCGGGGACCGGCGATCAGCGTTCTGCTTCAATATCGTCGGTGTCTGGGATCAAGCCGAGGACGACGACGCCAACCTGGCCTGGGTACGCAGCTTCGCCTCAGCCCTCACGCCCTTCGACACCGGCGGCGTGTACGTCAACTTCACCGCCGAAGACGCCTCCGTCCAGGCCGCATACGGCGACGAGAAGTACGGGCGGCTCAAGGCCCTCAAACAGCAATACGACCCGACCAACCTCTTCAAGCTGAACCAGAACGTCATCCCGTAA
- a CDS encoding nuclear transport factor 2 family protein — MDRHAMDQLIDRHWEAENSGDLDAAMATLHPNVFHDVVGSPIHPLRGRAAVRAFYADLHQNVQGESREPLVPRRYGQNFCVEDVLHRAVVTGTMLGIPGHGRAVTFRILHVWEFADGLISRENVWLDTNAIHQQLST; from the coding sequence ATGGACCGCCATGCAATGGACCAGCTCATCGACCGGCACTGGGAAGCGGAGAACAGCGGCGACCTCGACGCCGCCATGGCCACGCTCCACCCCAACGTCTTCCACGACGTCGTCGGATCCCCGATCCACCCACTACGAGGGCGCGCCGCCGTCCGCGCCTTCTACGCCGACCTGCACCAGAACGTGCAGGGAGAGAGCCGAGAACCCCTCGTGCCGCGCCGCTACGGCCAGAACTTCTGCGTCGAAGATGTCCTCCACCGCGCAGTCGTCACCGGAACGATGCTCGGCATCCCCGGACACGGCCGCGCCGTCACCTTCCGCATCCTGCACGTCTGGGAGTTCGCCGACGGCCTCATCTCCCGCGAGAACGTCTGGCTGGACACCAACGCCATCCACCAACAACTCAGCACCTGA
- a CDS encoding helix-turn-helix transcriptional regulator, which produces MGTITAQRRSRERIVRIAEAGLDAESLRCEVVAELRRAIGFDAWCWPLVDPASNLMTTGIGEIPHWAGLPRVMELREAAPDVFTQLHSVPDRAGEHVEALSRGTRGDLARSIEWREVLGPAGLGDEMRVAFVDTRHCWAQLHLFRGAEDRPFDDEDAQLMRQIDQPVAAALRHAMARPVGPDSGVDFAVGVMMIDQSLRATAQTPATGQWLEYLQPAAVPYGTTVPASLFQLAARVRYAAQSSGNGRANATCRVRLRSADGCWVLAEGQRLDDATGTVVVTLRRASPRDVFDLACLGYRLSTRETEIAAFLVQGLDTATIARRLFVSEHTVYDHVKSLFAKAGVHSRRELVATIA; this is translated from the coding sequence ATGGGGACTATCACGGCCCAGCGGCGTAGCCGTGAGCGCATTGTGCGCATTGCCGAGGCGGGCCTAGATGCGGAGTCGCTGCGGTGCGAGGTCGTGGCTGAGCTGCGTCGGGCCATCGGGTTCGATGCGTGGTGCTGGCCGCTGGTCGATCCCGCATCAAACCTCATGACCACTGGGATCGGTGAGATCCCCCACTGGGCTGGCCTGCCGCGGGTCATGGAGCTCCGGGAAGCTGCCCCTGACGTGTTCACCCAGCTGCACTCAGTCCCGGACCGCGCCGGTGAGCACGTCGAGGCGCTCTCGCGCGGCACGCGCGGGGACTTGGCTCGCAGCATCGAGTGGCGCGAAGTGCTCGGTCCTGCGGGGCTGGGCGACGAAATGAGAGTCGCGTTCGTCGATACGCGCCACTGCTGGGCGCAGCTGCACCTGTTCCGCGGTGCAGAGGACAGGCCTTTCGACGACGAGGACGCGCAGCTCATGCGCCAGATCGATCAGCCCGTTGCCGCTGCCCTGAGACACGCGATGGCAAGGCCAGTGGGGCCCGATAGCGGCGTGGACTTCGCGGTCGGCGTCATGATGATCGACCAGTCGTTGCGCGCCACGGCTCAGACTCCCGCCACCGGGCAGTGGCTCGAGTACCTCCAGCCGGCCGCGGTGCCCTACGGCACCACGGTGCCGGCATCGCTGTTCCAGCTGGCGGCCCGCGTCCGTTACGCAGCCCAGTCCTCCGGGAATGGTCGAGCGAACGCAACGTGCCGCGTGCGGCTGCGTTCGGCCGACGGCTGCTGGGTCCTGGCCGAAGGCCAGCGGTTGGACGATGCCACCGGCACCGTGGTGGTGACGCTCCGCCGGGCCTCTCCCCGCGACGTGTTCGACCTTGCGTGCCTGGGGTACCGGCTGTCGACTCGAGAGACCGAGATTGCGGCGTTCCTGGTGCAGGGGCTTGATACCGCAACGATCGCGCGGCGCCTGTTCGTCTCTGAACACACCGTCTACGACCATGTGAAGTCTCTCTTCGCCAAGGCTGGGGTGCACAGCAGACGAGAACTCGTCGCCACGATTGCCTGA
- a CDS encoding type B 50S ribosomal protein L31 produces MKSDIHPKYDYVVFNDLASGQKFLTRSTVSSDKTTEWEDGKTYPVIDVEISSESHPFYTGKQRIMDSAGRVERFNARFKNFGKKA; encoded by the coding sequence GTGAAGTCTGATATTCACCCCAAGTACGATTACGTGGTCTTCAACGACCTCGCCTCCGGCCAGAAGTTCCTCACGCGCTCCACGGTCTCCTCGGACAAGACCACCGAGTGGGAGGACGGCAAGACCTACCCGGTCATCGACGTCGAAATCTCCTCCGAGTCGCACCCGTTCTACACGGGCAAGCAGCGCATCATGGACTCGGCCGGCCGCGTCGAGCGCTTCAACGCTCGCTTCAAGAACTTCGGCAAGAAGGCCTGA
- a CDS encoding lipoate--protein ligase family protein — protein sequence MAEHHGEFKVPGGKLVIADLATEDGSIIWASINGDFFLEPDEALADINEALVGLSAHAPNSTISQAVADAVGPSTVMFGFDADSVAVAVRRALGHATTWADHEWEIIPPSTLTITENVALDEVLTREVGEGRRNPTLRLWEWDERSVVIGSFQSYRNEVDPDGVAKHGVTVVRRISGGGAMFMEAGNCITYSLYLPSSLVDGLSFADSYPFLDAWVMEALAKIGVKAFYKPLNDIATDAGKIGGAAQKRLVTGGMLHHVTMSYDIDAAKMTEVLRIGREKISDKGIASAQKRVDPLKRQTGMSREDIFEAMMATFEGRYGARRVTLSEASLADARALAKRKFATREWLHRVP from the coding sequence GTGGCTGAACATCACGGCGAATTCAAAGTGCCAGGCGGCAAGCTCGTGATCGCGGACCTCGCGACCGAGGACGGCTCGATTATCTGGGCGAGCATCAATGGCGACTTCTTCCTTGAGCCGGACGAGGCTCTCGCGGACATCAACGAGGCCCTCGTCGGCCTCTCCGCGCACGCACCGAACTCAACGATCAGCCAGGCGGTAGCCGACGCGGTTGGTCCCTCCACCGTCATGTTCGGCTTCGACGCCGATTCCGTGGCGGTCGCGGTCCGCCGCGCTCTTGGCCATGCGACCACGTGGGCGGACCACGAGTGGGAGATCATCCCGCCGAGCACCCTCACCATCACCGAGAACGTCGCGCTGGACGAGGTCCTCACCCGTGAGGTGGGGGAGGGGCGCCGCAATCCGACCCTCCGCCTGTGGGAGTGGGACGAGCGCTCGGTGGTGATAGGAAGCTTCCAGTCCTACCGCAACGAGGTCGACCCGGATGGAGTCGCGAAGCACGGCGTCACCGTGGTGCGCCGCATCTCGGGCGGCGGCGCGATGTTCATGGAGGCCGGCAACTGCATCACGTACTCGCTGTACCTTCCCTCCTCGCTCGTCGACGGGCTCTCGTTCGCGGACTCCTACCCCTTCCTGGACGCGTGGGTCATGGAGGCGCTCGCAAAGATCGGCGTCAAGGCGTTCTACAAACCGCTCAATGACATCGCCACGGACGCCGGGAAGATCGGCGGAGCGGCGCAGAAGCGGCTCGTCACGGGCGGCATGCTGCACCACGTGACCATGAGCTACGACATCGATGCGGCCAAGATGACCGAGGTCCTGCGGATCGGGCGCGAGAAGATCTCGGACAAGGGCATCGCGAGCGCCCAGAAGCGGGTCGACCCGCTCAAGCGGCAGACCGGGATGTCCCGAGAGGACATCTTCGAGGCGATGATGGCCACGTTCGAGGGCCGCTACGGTGCTCGCCGGGTGACGCTCTCCGAGGCGTCGCTCGCCGACGCGCGCGCCCTCGCCAAGCGCAAGTTCGCCACCCGCGAGTGGCTGCACCGCGTCCCGTAG